ACATTTCCCtttctgaataaaaaataatcataAATTCACGAATAACACAATGGAGTTACATcaagcacacacatgacatAACACCAATGGCTTATTGTCTAAAGCATGTAAGTGAGCATTTGGAAGAAACACTGGACAGGAAACACGAAAAGAAACAAGTGTCTACGCAGAAGCATGTAACAACTACAACATTCACTTTACACACATACTTTAAAATAGGGGCaggcaagcaaacacacacacacacacacacacacactcgctctgaATCTGCAtacacagaaaagaaaagataaaCATATAAATATTAGTCATTCTCTGTTTTTCTAATGCTGAAAAAATACAGGAACAAAATGTTATGTTCAGGTGCTTATTCACAATACTGCATATGGATGCACATATTTTACAGTCAGTCTATGAAGACTACatttgaagaagaaaaaaaaaaggccaaaaGCAAACTTACAGGCATAGTCAGGAGAGTTCACTTCATGTGTGCCAGGAGTCATTCCCATGTGACAGTGGTTGGAGCCTGTCACAGCAGACCAGAACTCTTCTGAGATGTGTGTCGCTCGGGGTGTGGGCTAGCAGAGCGTTTGGATCGATTACTGGTCAGAGGAGGCTCAGTATGCAGCGGGGAGGCATTGGGGTCGGGGAGGCGTTGGGGTCGGAGACGCCTTGAGGATCAGGGAGATGTTGGGGTCGGGGACGCCTTGAAGATCGGGGAGGCGTTGGTGTTGGAGAGGCACTGGGATTGGGGAGGTGTTAGGTTCAGATGAGCCTCCTGGCTCACTTGGGTCCCACTGCCACGGTGGAAGGAATTGGTGTAGGGGCCACAGAGCTCAGAGACTTCACCACCAGCCCGTGACTCAGGTCCAGCCCTCGGCCTTCCCTCTCCTGCAGGGCAGAGGCAGGACACACCGACATCAGGACAACTCGCCCCAGACAGGCTCACGTCAACTCAGTACACACCACATCTTTTGGATGTAGCTACTGTATTTTATCTGTTTTGAGGATTTAGCTCAGATTTTCCCATTATAACCAACTGAAAATTTGCTCTTTTACCGTCACATTCAGCTCTAAGAGGCAGAGTCTCAGTTAAACTCGGCTCATTTACAACCACCTCGAAGGTGACAGTAGAAAGaatgtgagaaaaagagagcgcgAGATTGTGTTCATTAGGAATGTTAAGTgcacttgttttctttttgtggtAAGGAGGAGTATTTTCCAACAAATCAGTGACTAACACATTGCCTAATATTAGTTATCACCATGCATTGCTGAATACATGAGTCACTTTACCCATGAGTCACACCCATGTGCTTAGGTGATTATCTAATCTATGTGTCTGTCTTGTAGGTATAGGTAGCTGTGTGGCTAAAAATAAATGGCTCATTAACAATGGTTACACATGCCATGGACCAAAGATAATGTATATAATGACATACTCCCTGATGATTTCACAGAGGGCAGGTACTGACTACTGTTAGCTTCCAACTTACTGCTCTGTAATCGATGAACATTTCTTTGAAGGCCATGAAGTCTGTAAAGGTCAGCAACATGTCAAATATGTCTCCTGAGACTTCATCTTTGTGCTGCCTATAAAACAAGAGAGCATatcagagagagaagacagccaATCAGTGGAGAGAGAAGCCAGTAAGTGGAGAGAGATACCCAGAGCACTTGACCTCAGTCTGACACAACAGCATGATCAGTTATGCGAATGTCTCCGCCTAGTGGTAAAGAATAGACATAGTGGACAAAGGTGCTGTGTTCTATTTATACAATAGTGTGCACTAGTAGTAAGTAAGtgaatataagtatatatactcttttgatcctgtgagggaaatttggtcactgcatttatcccaatccgtgaattagtgaaacacacagtgaacacacagtgaggtgaagcacacactaatcccgacgctgtgagctgcctgctacagcagcgctaggggagcagtgaggggttaggtgccttgctcaagggcatttcagccgctcctactggtcggggttcgaaccggcaaaccctcggttacaagtccgaagcgctaaccagtaggccacggctgcccctagtaGTAGGTGGAGAACATAATAGCTTCTTCCCTTCTCCATCACTAATTACAGTACAACTAATACTCATAATAACAGTACAACACTACTGCTCGCAAAGCAGGTAAGAAGCCTTGTTACCATCAGAGGTGTTGTAATTTTGTCAAAATACAACCTGAGTACTGTGCACTGATCAGTTGAACAGGCCTGAACAGTAGGCAGCAACTGTGCCAAATAGACTACTGTCTGTAATGCAAACCACGGAGACTGAGACCGCAGCTGGACAGGTTTCTCAGTATAGCTTGTTGCATTGATCATGCCTTTTCTGactggagagaggggagaaatcACATGACAGAACAAATATGAATGATTGGATGCTGTACTCTCATTAATAATTCTCACTTGAGAGACTGTGTGAAGGCACTCATGCTGAATGCAGGAATTCTCTCTACAAGCTGTTGTTCCAGATGTTTCTCCAGGAGGTCAATCTAAGGAAATATGATGAGTTATTACACTGACCTGGCC
This DNA window, taken from Alosa sapidissima isolate fAloSap1 chromosome 11, fAloSap1.pri, whole genome shotgun sequence, encodes the following:
- the LOC121723815 gene encoding ADP-ribosylation factor-like protein 2-binding protein isoform X2; its protein translation is MDDFDEEDFALSKSSAADAEFDTVIGNIEDIIMEEDFQRLQQNFMEKYYQEFDDTEENKLIYTPIFNEYIDLLEKHLEQQLVERIPAFSMSAFTQSLKQHKDEVSGDIFDMLLTFTDFMAFKEMFIDYRAEREGRGLDLSHGLVVKSLSSVAPTPIPSTVAVGPK
- the LOC121723815 gene encoding ADP-ribosylation factor-like protein 2-binding protein isoform X1 — protein: MDIREKNLLGGGENIVEMDDFDEEDFALSKSSAADAEFDTVIGNIEDIIMEEDFQRLQQNFMEKYYQEFDDTEENKLIYTPIFNEYIDLLEKHLEQQLVERIPAFSMSAFTQSLKQHKDEVSGDIFDMLLTFTDFMAFKEMFIDYRAEREGRGLDLSHGLVVKSLSSVAPTPIPSTVAVGPK